GCGCTGTAGGCACGCTCCTCGCGGAGGATCTCGCGGAAGATCTCGTAGCAGACCGTTTCCGGGGTCTTGAGGGTGCCGCGCCCCCCACAGGTGGGACAGGCCTCGCAGAGGGTCTGTTCCAGGCTCTCGCGGGTGCGCTTGCGGGTCAGCTGGACGAGGCCCAGCTCGGTGACGCCGGTGCACTTGGTCTTGGCGTGGTCCCGCTCAAGCGACTTCTCGAGCATGCGCAGCACCTGTCGCTGGTGCTCCGGGTCCTCCATGTCGATGAAATCGATGATGATGATGCCACCGAGGTTGCGCAGGCGCAGCTGGCGGGCGATGGCGGTGGCAGCCTCGAGGTTGGTCTTGAAGATGGTCTCCTCGAGGTTGCGGTGCCCCACATAGCCGCCGGTGTTGACGTCGATGGTGGTCATCGCCTCGGTGGGATCGATCACCAGGTAGCCGCCGGACTTGAGCTGCACCTTGCGGCCCAGGGCCTTCTGGATCTCGTCCTCGACGCTGAACAGGTCGAAGATCGGCCGCTCGCCGGCATAGTGCTCGATGCGCTCCACCGCATCGGGCATGAACTCCTCGGCAAACTCGATCAGCTTGACGTGGTTCTCACGGGAGTCGATGCGCACCTTCTCGATGTCGTCGCGCATCACGTCGCGCAGGATGCGCATGAACAGCGGCAGGTCGTCGTAGATGACGCTGGGGGCCCCGGCGGTCACCTTGCGCTCGCTCACCTTGCGCCACAGCCTCAGCAGGAAGTGCATGTCGGTGGCGAGCTCCTCGAGGCCGACACCCTCGGCGGCGGTGCGCACGATGAAGCCGCCGACCACCTCCTGGCCCTGCTGGGCCTGGGCCTCCTCGATCAGCCCGCGCAGCCGCTCCCGCTCCCGCTCGTCCTCGATGCGCTGGGAAACCCCGTGATGGGGGGCATCCGGCATGTAGACCAGGTAGCGCGACGGCACCGACAGGTGGGTGGTGAGCCGGGCCCCCTTGGAGCCGATGGGGTCCTTGGTGACCTGCACCACCAGCGCCTGCCCCTCGTGGAGCAAGTGGCCGATGGAGAGCTGCTCCTCGGCCGGGGTGCCGGGGGGCATCACCTCATGGGCGTGGATGAAGGCGGCGCGATCCAGGCCGATATCGACGAACGCCGCCTGCATGCCGGGCAGCACCCGGACCACCCTGCCCTTGTAGATATTGCCGACGATACCGCGCCGGCGGCTGCGCTCGATGAAGGCTTCCTGCAGCACGCCGTTCTCCACCACGGCGACGCGGGTCTCCATCGGCGTCAGATTGATCAGTACTTCGCCGCTCATGCGGAAGTCCTTATCCAGAATGCTTTGCGTCCATTATGACATAGTGTCATACGCCCAAGGCGTTGATGACCGGCAAGGGGTCAACCGAAGGTCCTGCCCCACAGCGCCACCCCCTGGCGGCGCAGCAGCTCGGCGGTCTCGTAAAGCGGCAGCCCCACCACCGCCGAGTGGCTGCCCTCGATGCGCTCGACGAAGATCGCCGCCAGCCCCTGGATGGCATAGCCGCCGGCCTTATCGGCGGGCTCGCCGGTGGCCCAGTAGGCGGCGATCTCCGCCTCGCCGATCGCGCGCATGGTGACCCGGGTGGCAACACAGGCCTCGAGCACGCCGGCGGGCCCGCTCACCGCCACCGCGGTGAGCACCTCGTGGGTCCGGCCGGCGAGGCGACGCAGCATGCCGGCGGCATGCTCGGGTCCCTCCGGCTTGCCGAGGATCTCGCCATCGCAGACCACGGCGGTATCGGAGCCCAGGGTCGGCAGCGTCGTGAGCCGGGCCCCGGCCAGGGCCTTCTCCCGGGCCAGCCGGGTCACGTAGTCGACCGCCCCCTCGCCGGGGCGCGGAGTCTCGTCGATATCCACCGGCCGCACCGCCACCGACACGCCGATGGAGGCGAGCAGCTCGCGGCGCCGCGGCGAGGCACTGGCCAGGCAGAGCCCGGGGCGGGCGGTATCGGAGAGGGGCTGACGGGGATCGGACATGCGGGGCTCCGGATCAGTCGCGGGCCAGGCGCCGGCCCAGGGCCTCGAAGAGGGTGGCGAGCCAGGGCCACAGCACGGCGCCGATCAGCGAGGGCAGCAGGAAGGCCAGATGGATGGAGAAGGGGCCGAGCAGGGTGCGCAGCCACTGCTCGGCCAGCTGTACGGTGCCCAGCAGCACGAAGATCAGCACCGCCTGCTGGACCAGGGAATAGGCCCGGAAACGCGGATAGACCAGCGCGCAGAGGAAGGCCAGCAGCGACAGGATCAGGGCGTTCTGCCCGAGGGTGGCCCCCTCGATCAGGTCGAGCAGGATACCGAGCGCAAAGCCGTGGAAGACGCCCACCCGGCTCGGCGCCTTCATGCACCAGTAGATCAGCATCAGGCCCAGCCAGTCGGGGCGCCAGATCTGCCAGCCGTCCGCCAGCGGCATCACCTGCAGGCAGAGCGCCAGCAGCAGCGAGAGCCAGATCCACGGCAGGGCCAGGTGGGCGGAAGAGGGAGCGGCCATCAGCGTGCCTCCTGGTCGGCGTCGAGGCCGATCACCGCCCGGGCGGCCTCCATCGCCTCGGCGGAGAGCTCGAGCTCCCAGACCTCGTCGTCGACCCCCGGGGCGGGCGGCGGAAAGAGCAGCAGGAAGTGTCTGGAGCGCTGCAGCTGGGCCACCGGCGTGGCGGTGACCCGGGCGAAGGGCTGGCCCGGGTCATGGACCACCTCGGCGACCCGCGCCACCGGGTAGCCCGGCGGGAAGCGTCCCGCCAGCCCCGAGGTGATCAGCAGGTCGCCCTCGCGGATATCGGCGGTGTCGGGCACGTGCAGCACCGTGAGCGCCTCGTAGCGGCCGCTGCCCTGGAGGATGAAGCGCAGCCCGTTGCGGTTCACCTGCACCGGCAGCGCATGGCTGGCATCGGCCACCATCAGCACCCGGCTGGAGTAGGCGGAGACCGCCGTCACCTGCCCCACCAGGCCAGAGGCATCCATCACCGGCTGGCCCACGTAGACGCCGTTGCGCCGCCCCCGATCGATCACCATCTGGTGGGCGAAGGGGTCCGGGTCCAGGGAGAGCAGCTCGGCGGTGATGAAGGGCATGTCGTGCCGCTGGGCCGCGGAGAGCAGCTCGCGCAGGCGCACGTTCTCGGCGGTGAGGCTGGCCATGTGCTGCACGCGGTGGGAGAGGGTCAGGATCTGCTCGCGCAACCGGCGGTTCTCCTCCAGCAGGGCGCGCTGGTCGGAGAGCGCCAGCGACCCCCAGGTGAGGATACCGCTGGGCAGGCTCACCGCCCACTGGACGGGGGCCACCAGGGTGGAGAGCTGGGCGCGCACCTCCTCCATGCGCGTGAGGCGGGTATCGGCGAACATCAGCGCCGACGCCACCAGCACGCACAGGAAGAGGCGATAGCCGGGCAGCGATCCGTCGGAGAACAGCGGCTTGATAGGCGTTTTCCCCTAAAGTCAGCCCCGGGTCAGTCGCTGGAGAGCAGCTCGAAGGTGTGCTGGTCGATCATCTCCAGGGCCTTGCCGCCGCCGCGGGCCACGCAGGTCAGCGGATCCTCGGCGACGATCACCGGCAGGCCGGTCTCCTCGGCGATCAGCTTGTCCAGGTCGCGCAGCAGCGCCCCGCCACCGGTCAGCACCAGGCCGCGCTCGGCGATGTCCGAGGCGAGCTCCGGCGGGGACTGCTCCAGGGCGTTCTTCACCGCGGTGACGATGGAGGCCAGGGTCTCCTGCAGGGCATCGAGGATCTCGTGGGAGTTGAGCGTGAAGCTGCGCGGGATCCCCTCGGCCAGGTTGCGGCCGCGCACGTCGATCTCGCGCAGCTCGCCGCCGGGATAGGCACAGCCGATCGATCTCCTCCTTTGATGCGCTCGGCGGTGGCCTCGCCGATCAGGCTGCCGTAGTGGCGGCGCACATAGGCGATGATCGCCTCGTCGAAGCGGTCGCCGCCCACGCGGATCGACTCGGAGTAGACGATGCCGTTGAGGGAGATGATGGCGATCTCGCTGGTGCCGCCACCGATATCCACCACCATGGAGCCCTGGGCCTCCTCGACCGGCAGGCCGGCGCCGATGGCGGCCGCCATGGGCTCCTCGATCAGGAACACCTCGCGGGCGCCGGCGCCCTCGGCGGACTCCTTGATGGCGCGGCGCTCCACCTGGGTCGACATGCAGGGCACGCAGACCAGCACCCGCGGACTCGGGGTGAGGAAGGTGCTCTGGTGGACCTTGCGGATGAAGTGCTGGAGCATCTGCTCGGTGACGGTGAAGTCGGCGATGACCCCGTCCTTCATCGGGCGGATGGCGGTGATGTTGCCGGGCGTGCGGCCCAGCATGCGCTTGGCATCGGAGCCAACCGCGGCCACGCTGCGCATGTTGCCGGACTGGCGGATGGCCACAACCGACGGCTCATCGAGCACGATGCCACGACCGCGCACATAAATCAGCGTATTGGCGGTTCCCAGGTCGATCGACAGATCGCTGGAGAACAGCCCCCTCAAGCGTTTGAACATGGAAGTCGTTACCTAGTGCAGTCCGGGAACCCTGTGCGGACGCAAACGGTATCACCGCGGCCCCTGCGCAGCAAGCGCGGAGCCCGCAAGCCCGGCCTCTCACGGACCTGCCCGCGGGTCGCGGTATGTGGTACCTTTTGCGGCCTGTTTTCCCTTCGAGGACATCCGAACCATGGCGCTTGAACACGCTGACGTGCTCAGGGCCGCGCACCTCGCCCGGCTCGGCCTGAGCGACGAGGACGCCGCCCACTACCTGGACGACCTCGGCCGCATCCTGGAGATGGTGGACCAGCTCCAGGCGCTGGACACCGAGGGCGTTGCCCCCCTGGCCCATCCCCTCGACGCCACCCAGCGGCTGCGCGCCGACGAGGTGACCGAGAGCGACCAGCGCGACCGCTTCCAGCGCTGCGCCCCGGCGGTGGAACAGGGCCTCTACCTGGTCCCCCGCGTGGTCGAATAAGCCTTCCTGCCTGACGGAGCCCCCGGCCCATGCATGACAAGACACTGAGCGAACTGGCCGCCGCCCTCACGGCCGGCGAGTTCACCAGCCGCGAGCTGACCGAACACCAGCTCGCGCGCATCGCGCGCCTCGACGGCGAGCTTAACAGCTTCATCACCGTGACCGCCGAGCAGGCCCTCGCCGCGGCGGATGCCGCCGACGCCGCCCGCGCTCGCGGCGAGGCCGGCCCCCTGACCGGCCTGCCGCTGGCCATCAAGGACCTGTTCTGCACCGAGGGGGTGCTGACCACCGCCGGCTCGAAGATGCTGGCCAACTTCGTCTCCCCCTACGACGCCACCGTGGTGGAGAAGCTCAAGGCCGCCGGCACGGTGAGCCTGGGCAAGGTCAACCTGGACGAGTTCGCCATGGGCTCCTCCAACGAGAACAGCGCCTTTGGCCCGGTGAAGAACCCCTGGGATACCAGCGCCGTGCCCGGCGGCTCCTCCGGCGGCAGCGCTGCCGCGGTGGCCGCGGGCCTGGTGCCCGCCGCCATGGGCACCGACACCGGCGGCTCGATCCGTCAGCCGGCCGCCTTCTGCGGCATCACAGGCCTGAAGCCCACCTATGGCCGCGTCTCGCGCTGGGGCATCATCGCCTACGCCTCGAGCCTCGATCAGGCCGGCCCCATGGCGCGCACCGCCGAGGACTGCGCCCTGCTGCTGAACGCCATTGCCGGCCCCGACCCGAAGGACTCCACCAGCGTGGCCCGCGGCGTGCCGGACTACACCGAGGAGCTCGGCGCTCCGCTCTCCGGCCTCAAGATCGGGCTGCCGGTCGAGTACTTCGGCGACGGCCTCGACCCCGAGGTGGAGGCCGCGGTGCGCGAGGCGGTGAGGGTCTATGAGTCGCTGGGCGCCACGGTGCGCGAGGTGAGCCTGCCCCACACCCACTACGCGATCCCGGCCTACTACGTCATCGCGCCGGCCGAGGCCTCCTCGAACCTGTCGCGCTACGACGGCGTGCGCTTCGGCCACCGCTGCAAGGCCCCGTCCGACCTGATCGACCTCTACAAGCGCTCCCGCGCCGAGGGCTTCGGCGAGGAGGTGCAGCGGCGCATCCTGATCGGCACCCACACCCTCTCCGAGGGCTTCTTCGACGCCTACTACAAGAAGGCCCAGCAGGTGCGCCGACTGATCCGCCAGGACTTCCTCGACGCCTTCGAGGAGGTCGACGTCCTGATGGGCCCGGCCTCCCCCACCCCGGCCTTCGACCTGGGCGCCAAGAAGGACCCGGTCTCCATGTACCTGCAGGACATCTACACCATCGCGGTGAACCTGGCCGGGATCCCCGGCATCAGCGTGCCGGCGGGCTTCGTGGGCAAGCGCCCCGTGGGCCTGCAGATCCTGGGCACCCACTTCGCCGAGGCGCGGCTGCTCAACGTCGCCCACCGCTTCCAGCAGGCCACCGACTGGCACCTGCGTCGTCCCGCGCTTGCCGAGGAGACCACCTGATGCAATGGGAAACCGTGATCGGGCTGGAGGTGCACGTCCAGCTCGCCACCCGCTCGAAGATCTTCTCCGGGGCCTCCACCGCCTTCGGCGCCGAGCCCAACACCCAGGCCTGCGCCGTGGACCTGGGCCTGCCCGGGGTGCTGCCGGTGCTCAACGAGCAGGCGGTGGCCATGGCGGTGCAGTTCGGCCTGGCGATCCACGCCGAGATCCCCGAGGTCTCGGTCTTCGACCGCAAGAACTACTTCTACCCGGACCTGCCCAAGGGCTACCAGACCAGCCAGATGTACCACCCCATCGTCGGCGCCGGCGAGGTGGAGATCACCCTGGAAGACGGCAGCAGCAAGCGCATCCGGGTGCACCATGCCCACCTGGAGGAGGACGCCGGCAAGTCGCTCCACGAATCCTTTTCTGACGGCATGGGCCACGGCATGACCGGCATCGACCTCAACCGCGCCGGGACCCCGCTGCTGGAGATCGTCTCCGAGCCTGACATGCGCAGCGCCAAGGAGGCCGCCGCCTACCTGAAGGCGATCCACTCCATCGTCACCTACCTGGGGATCTCCGACGGCAACATGGCCGAGGGCTCCATGCGCTGCGACGTCAACGTCTCGGTGCGCCCGGTGGGCCAGGCCGAGTACGGCACCCGCGCCGAGATCAAGAACGTCAACTCCTTCCGCTTCGTGGAGCGCGCCATCGAGTTCGAGGTGGAGCGCCAGATCGAGCTGCTGGAGGACGGCGGCAAGGTGGTCCAGGAGACCCGCCTCTTCGACCCCGAGCGCGACGAGACCCGCAGCATGCGCACCAAGGAGGAGGCCAACGACTACCGCTACTTCCCCTGCCCCGACCTGCTGCCGGTGGTGCTCGACCGAGCCTACCTCGACCACCTGCGCGAGGCGCTGCCGGAGCTGCCCGACGAGAAGCGCACCCGCTTCCAGTCGGCGCTGGGCCTCTCCGCCTATGACGCCGGGGTGCTCTCCGCCACCCGCGAGATGGCCGAGTTCTTCGAAGAGGTCAAGGACACCTGCGGCGACGCCAAGTCCGCCGCCAACTGGGTGATGGGCGAGCTTGCCGGCGCGCTCAACCGCGAGGGGCTGCCGATCACCGACAGCCCCGTCTCGGCACGCCAGCTCGGCGAGCTGATTGGCCGAGTGCTGGACGACACCATCAACGGCAAGGCCGCCAAGCAGGTGTTCCAGGCGCTCTGGAACGGCCAGGGGCAGTCCGCCGATGAGGTGATCGAGGCCAAGGGGCTCAAGCAGGTCACCGACACTGGCGCCATCGAGGCGATGATCGACCAGGTGATCGGCGAGAGCCCGGCCCAGGTGGCCCAGTACCGCGACGCCGAGCCGGACAAGCGCGGCAAGATGATCGGCTACTTCGTGGGCCAGGTGATGAAGGCCTCCCGCGGCACCGCCAATCCGCAGCAGGTCAACCAGCTCCTCAAGGAGAAACTGGACGCCCTGTGCTGAAGAGGAGCCACCATGGCCGATGACGTGGGCGAGCGGCTGCGCGCACTGCGCACCCTGCGCGGCATCTCCCAGCGCGAGCTGGCCAAGCGCTGCGGGGTGACCCACTCCAGTCTGTCGCTGATCGAGCAGGGCAAGGTGAGCCCCTCGGTCAGCTCCCTGAAGAAAATCCTCGACGCCATCCCGATGAGCGTCGGCGACTTCTTCACCATGGACCTGGAGAACGGTCGCCGGGTCTTCTACTCGGCCGAGGACCTGGCCGACGTGGGCACCGGCGACGTCATCTACAAGCTGGTGGGGGCCGATCGCCGCGATCGCGCCCTCTCCTTCATGGTGGAAACCTACCCGCCGGGGGCCGACACCGGCCGCGAGATGATCGCCCATCTGGGCGAGGAGGCCGGCATGGTGCTCGAGGGCGAGATCGAGATCACCATCGGCGCCGAGAGCCGGGTGCTCCAGGCGGGCGAGGCCTACTACTTCGAGACCAACGTCCCCCACCGCTTCCGCAACCCGGGCAGCGAGCCCTGCCGCCTGGTGAGCTGCGCGACCCCCGCCCGGGCCTTCTGACAGGCTCGGGCGCTGCGGATTCCTACTCCTGCTTCAGCTTATCGATCTCGGCGCGGATCGCCTCCGCGTCCTCGGTGAGCGAGGCGTTGGCGCGCATGTCGCCGTTGCGGGCGGCATGCATCGCCTGCTCGAGCTTGCGCTCATATTCCTTCTGCAGCTTCTTCGTCGGGTCGCTCTTGAAGAGTCCGAACATGGGAGTACCTCTGGCCGGGGAGTATCACCCACAGGCTACTCCCCTCACCGGAAAAAAGCGATACAAGGGCTGTACATATAAACTATGTCGCACAGATATGGCGAGGCCGGCGCCCATGGCGCCGGCCTCGTCGCGTCAGGCTACGGTGAAAGGGCTCAGCTCGACAGCGAGATCCAGATCCAGACGCTCTTGAGCTCGGAGTACTCCTCCAGGGAGTGATGGGACTTGTCGCGGCCGTTGCCCGACTGCTTCACCCCGCCGAAGGGCATGGTCTGGTCGCCGCCGGCCCAGTTGTTGACGAACACCTGGCCGGAGTGGAGCCGCCGGGTGACACGCATGATGCGGTCGATGTCCTGGCTCCACAGCCCCGCGGCCAGGCCATAGACGCTGTCGTTGGCCATGGCCACCGCCTCCTCCTCGCTGTCGAAGCCGAACACCGAGAGCACCGGGCCGAAGATCTCCTCGCGGCCGATGGCCATCTCGGGGGTCACGCCGTCGAACACCGTAGGTGGAATGAAGAGCCCCTTACCATCGACCTGGGTGGCCTCACCGCCCACACGCAGCCGGGCGCCCTCCTCGCGGCCCTTCTCGATGTAGCTCAGGATGCGCCGATACTGGGCCTCGTCGACGATGGCCCCCATGAAGCTGTCGGGGTCCAGGGGGTCGCCGGGCTGCATCCGCTTAGCCGCCACGAGCACCTGGTCGATGAAGGCCTCGCGGATCGCGTTCTCCACCAGCAGCCGGGAACCGGCGATGCACACCTCCCCCTGGTTGTGGAAGATCGCCGAGGCGGCGTGCTTCGCCACCCGCGCGAGGTCCTTGCAGTCGGCGAAGACGATATTGGGGGACTTGCCGCCGCACTCCAGATAGACCCGCTTGAGGTTGGACTGGCCGGCGTACTGCATCAGCTGCTTGCCCACCTGGGTCGAGCCGGTGAAGGCGAGGCAGTCCACCCCCATGGAGAGCGCCAGGGCCTTGCCCACGGTGTGGCCGAAGCCCGGCAGCACCTGGAAGACCCCGCGGGGGATACCCGCCTCATGGGCCAGCGCCGCCAGGCGCAGCGCCGAGAGCGGCGACTTCTCCGAGGGCTTGAGGATCACGCTGTTGCCGGCGGCCAGCGCCGGGGCGACCTTCCAGGCGGTCATCATCAGCGGGAAGTTCCAGGGCACGATGGAGGCGACCACCCCGAGCGGCTCGCGCAGCACCAGGGCCAGGGCCTCCTCGCCGGTGGGCGCCACCTCGCCGTAGAGCTTGTCGATGCACTCGGCCTGGTAGCGGAAGCAGGCGATGGCGCCGGCCATGTCGCCCAGCGAGCTTGCCACCGGCTTGCCCATGTCCAGGGTGTCGAGCAGCGCCAGCTCGTGCCGGTGGGCCTCCATCAGGTCGGCCAGGCGCAGCAGCACCTTCTTGCGCCGGCCAGGCGCCAGGCGCGACCACTCGCCGGCATCGAAGGCGGCCCGGGCATGGCCCACGGCGAGCTCGGCGTCGGCGGCGTCGCAGCTCGCCACCTCGGCCAGGGGCTCGCCGGTGGCCGGGTTCGTCGTGGTGAAGGTCTCGCCGCTCAGCGCATCGACGAAGGCGTCGTCGATAAAAGCGCGAGTTTCCAGATACGGAATCAGACGATCGGCCAGGGCCTGCCAGTCGGCCAGGGTCTTGGGGGGTTCGAGGCGACTCATGCGGGGGACTCCTCCTGGGGGTCGGGTCGGGGGTCGGACTGGGGCTCGGCCAGCCGCGCCAGGGTGGCATCCAGGGCGGCGCGCGCCTTGTCGATCAGCTCGTCGATCTCGTCACGGGAGATCACCAGCGGCGGCGAGATGATCATGGTATCACCCACCGAGCGCATCACCAGGCCGCCGGCGAAGCAGAGATCGCGGCACAGGGTGCCCACCCCCCGGGACTCGGCGAAGCGCTCGCCGGTGGCGGGATCGACCAGCTCCAGGGCGCCGATCAGCCCCAGGGAGCGCGCCTCGCCCACCAGGGGGTGCGCCTCGAGGGCCTTCCAGCGGCTGGCCAGGTAGGGGCCGATCTCGTCGCGGACCCGGTCCACCAGCCCCTCGGCCTCCAGCAGTTCGAGGTTGCGCTGCGCCACCGCGGCGCACACCGGATGGCCCGAATAGGTGAAGCCGTGGAAGAACTCGCCGCCCTCCTCGATCAGGGTCTCGGCGACCCGGTCGCCCACCAGCACCCCGCCGATGGGCAGGTAGCCCGAGGAGAGCCCCTTGGCGATGGGCATCAGGTCAGGCTCCAGGCCGTAGTGGACGCTGCCGAACCACTCGCCCAGCCGCCCGAAGCCGCAGATCACCTCGTCCACCACCAGCAGGATGTCGTACTTCGCCAGCACCGCCTTCACCGCCGGCCAGTAGCTTTCCGGCGGAATGATGGCACCGCCGGCGCCCTGCACCGGCTCGGCGATGAAGGCGGCGACGTTCTCCTCGCCGAGCTCCTGGATCTTCGCCTCCAGGGCCGCGGCGCACTCCCGGCCGAAGGCCTCGGGGTCCTGGCCGGCCG
The Halomonas alkalicola DNA segment above includes these coding regions:
- the mreC gene encoding rod shape-determining protein MreC, giving the protein MFADTRLTRMEEVRAQLSTLVAPVQWAVSLPSGILTWGSLALSDQRALLEENRRLREQILTLSHRVQHMASLTAENVRLRELLSAAQRHDMPFITAELLSLDPDPFAHQMVIDRGRRNGVYVGQPVMDASGLVGQVTAVSAYSSRVLMVADASHALPVQVNRNGLRFILQGSGRYEALTVLHVPDTADIREGDLLITSGLAGRFPPGYPVARVAEVVHDPGQPFARVTATPVAQLQRSRHFLLLFPPPAPGVDDEVWELELSAEAMEAARAVIGLDADQEAR
- a CDS encoding aldehyde dehydrogenase; translated protein: MSRLEPPKTLADWQALADRLIPYLETRAFIDDAFVDALSGETFTTTNPATGEPLAEVASCDAADAELAVGHARAAFDAGEWSRLAPGRRKKVLLRLADLMEAHRHELALLDTLDMGKPVASSLGDMAGAIACFRYQAECIDKLYGEVAPTGEEALALVLREPLGVVASIVPWNFPLMMTAWKVAPALAAGNSVILKPSEKSPLSALRLAALAHEAGIPRGVFQVLPGFGHTVGKALALSMGVDCLAFTGSTQVGKQLMQYAGQSNLKRVYLECGGKSPNIVFADCKDLARVAKHAASAIFHNQGEVCIAGSRLLVENAIREAFIDQVLVAAKRMQPGDPLDPDSFMGAIVDEAQYRRILSYIEKGREEGARLRVGGEATQVDGKGLFIPPTVFDGVTPEMAIGREEIFGPVLSVFGFDSEEEAVAMANDSVYGLAAGLWSQDIDRIMRVTRRLHSGQVFVNNWAGGDQTMPFGGVKQSGNGRDKSHHSLEEYSELKSVWIWISLSS
- a CDS encoding cupin domain-containing protein: MADDVGERLRALRTLRGISQRELAKRCGVTHSSLSLIEQGKVSPSVSSLKKILDAIPMSVGDFFTMDLENGRRVFYSAEDLADVGTGDVIYKLVGADRRDRALSFMVETYPPGADTGREMIAHLGEEAGMVLEGEIEITIGAESRVLQAGEAYYFETNVPHRFRNPGSEPCRLVSCATPARAF
- the gatC gene encoding Asp-tRNA(Asn)/Glu-tRNA(Gln) amidotransferase subunit GatC, with the translated sequence MALEHADVLRAAHLARLGLSDEDAAHYLDDLGRILEMVDQLQALDTEGVAPLAHPLDATQRLRADEVTESDQRDRFQRCAPAVEQGLYLVPRVVE
- the rng gene encoding ribonuclease G, whose translation is MSGEVLINLTPMETRVAVVENGVLQEAFIERSRRRGIVGNIYKGRVVRVLPGMQAAFVDIGLDRAAFIHAHEVMPPGTPAEEQLSIGHLLHEGQALVVQVTKDPIGSKGARLTTHLSVPSRYLVYMPDAPHHGVSQRIEDERERERLRGLIEEAQAQQGQEVVGGFIVRTAAEGVGLEELATDMHFLLRLWRKVSERKVTAGAPSVIYDDLPLFMRILRDVMRDDIEKVRIDSRENHVKLIEFAEEFMPDAVERIEHYAGERPIFDLFSVEDEIQKALGRKVQLKSGGYLVIDPTEAMTTIDVNTGGYVGHRNLEETIFKTNLEAATAIARQLRLRNLGGIIIIDFIDMEDPEHQRQVLRMLEKSLERDHAKTKCTGVTELGLVQLTRKRTRESLEQTLCEACPTCGGRGTLKTPETVCYEIFREILREERAYSAETYMVLAAQAVVDRLLDEESAAVADLEEFIGKPIRFQVETHYSQEQYDIVLM
- a CDS encoding Maf family protein — translated: MSDPRQPLSDTARPGLCLASASPRRRELLASIGVSVAVRPVDIDETPRPGEGAVDYVTRLAREKALAGARLTTLPTLGSDTAVVCDGEILGKPEGPEHAAGMLRRLAGRTHEVLTAVAVSGPAGVLEACVATRVTMRAIGEAEIAAYWATGEPADKAGGYAIQGLAAIFVERIEGSHSAVVGLPLYETAELLRRQGVALWGRTFG
- a CDS encoding aspartate aminotransferase family protein, which translates into the protein MHTRDYQALDRAHYLHPFTDFKALGEEGSRIIEHAEGVYIHDSEGNRILDGMAGLWCVNLGYGREELVAAATEQMRQLPYYNSFFKTAHPPAVKLAETLCRLAPAHVNHVFFTGSGSEANDTVLRMVRRYWALKGQPDKQWVIGRKNAYHGSTVAGVSLGGMAPMHAQGGPLVPKIAHVRQPYWFGEGRSGEGRSGEGRTAGQDPEAFGRECAAALEAKIQELGEENVAAFIAEPVQGAGGAIIPPESYWPAVKAVLAKYDILLVVDEVICGFGRLGEWFGSVHYGLEPDLMPIAKGLSSGYLPIGGVLVGDRVAETLIEEGGEFFHGFTYSGHPVCAAVAQRNLELLEAEGLVDRVRDEIGPYLASRWKALEAHPLVGEARSLGLIGALELVDPATGERFAESRGVGTLCRDLCFAGGLVMRSVGDTMIISPPLVISRDEIDELIDKARAALDATLARLAEPQSDPRPDPQEESPA
- the gatB gene encoding Asp-tRNA(Asn)/Glu-tRNA(Gln) amidotransferase subunit GatB; amino-acid sequence: MQWETVIGLEVHVQLATRSKIFSGASTAFGAEPNTQACAVDLGLPGVLPVLNEQAVAMAVQFGLAIHAEIPEVSVFDRKNYFYPDLPKGYQTSQMYHPIVGAGEVEITLEDGSSKRIRVHHAHLEEDAGKSLHESFSDGMGHGMTGIDLNRAGTPLLEIVSEPDMRSAKEAAAYLKAIHSIVTYLGISDGNMAEGSMRCDVNVSVRPVGQAEYGTRAEIKNVNSFRFVERAIEFEVERQIELLEDGGKVVQETRLFDPERDETRSMRTKEEANDYRYFPCPDLLPVVLDRAYLDHLREALPELPDEKRTRFQSALGLSAYDAGVLSATREMAEFFEEVKDTCGDAKSAANWVMGELAGALNREGLPITDSPVSARQLGELIGRVLDDTINGKAAKQVFQALWNGQGQSADEVIEAKGLKQVTDTGAIEAMIDQVIGESPAQVAQYRDAEPDKRGKMIGYFVGQVMKASRGTANPQQVNQLLKEKLDALC
- the gatA gene encoding Asp-tRNA(Asn)/Glu-tRNA(Gln) amidotransferase subunit GatA, with translation MHDKTLSELAAALTAGEFTSRELTEHQLARIARLDGELNSFITVTAEQALAAADAADAARARGEAGPLTGLPLAIKDLFCTEGVLTTAGSKMLANFVSPYDATVVEKLKAAGTVSLGKVNLDEFAMGSSNENSAFGPVKNPWDTSAVPGGSSGGSAAAVAAGLVPAAMGTDTGGSIRQPAAFCGITGLKPTYGRVSRWGIIAYASSLDQAGPMARTAEDCALLLNAIAGPDPKDSTSVARGVPDYTEELGAPLSGLKIGLPVEYFGDGLDPEVEAAVREAVRVYESLGATVREVSLPHTHYAIPAYYVIAPAEASSNLSRYDGVRFGHRCKAPSDLIDLYKRSRAEGFGEEVQRRILIGTHTLSEGFFDAYYKKAQQVRRLIRQDFLDAFEEVDVLMGPASPTPAFDLGAKKDPVSMYLQDIYTIAVNLAGIPGISVPAGFVGKRPVGLQILGTHFAEARLLNVAHRFQQATDWHLRRPALAEETT
- a CDS encoding DUF6435 family protein — encoded protein: MFGLFKSDPTKKLQKEYERKLEQAMHAARNGDMRANASLTEDAEAIRAEIDKLKQE
- the mreD gene encoding rod shape-determining protein MreD, which gives rise to MAAPSSAHLALPWIWLSLLLALCLQVMPLADGWQIWRPDWLGLMLIYWCMKAPSRVGVFHGFALGILLDLIEGATLGQNALILSLLAFLCALVYPRFRAYSLVQQAVLIFVLLGTVQLAEQWLRTLLGPFSIHLAFLLPSLIGAVLWPWLATLFEALGRRLARD